A single region of the Mesotoga sp. BH458_6_3_2_1 genome encodes:
- a CDS encoding betaine/proline/choline family ABC transporter ATP-binding protein (Members of the family are the ATP-binding subunit of ABC transporters for substrates such as betaine, L-proline or other amino acids, choline, carnitine, etc. The substrate specificity is best determined from the substrate-binding subunit, rather than this subunit, as it interacts with the permease subunit and not with substrate directly.): MSIEFKNVVKEYEVGLRAVDNLNISFEDKKLTILIGPSGCGKTTTLKMINRLIEKTSGEIIVDGTSLDEIDPIKLRRSIGYVIQEIGLFPHMTVFDNIAVTPRLMKWDESRIKKHVLDLLDLVNLEPSDYSEKYPAQLSGGQRQRVGVARGLASDPKIVLMDEPFGAIDPINREKLQDGFLEIQSKIEKTIIFVTHDIREAIKLGDRIAILDNGKLVQYADTMTVVQEPANEFVEDLLGADRALKGLELVRVRETYVPGGKWIEDAGDCDVKKAKDFLNNEGRKFAYVVDGNKRLKGYVMLKQLNKASDVEPLKKYLRSIETIQPLSNLMEAMSLIMNTGLSSLPVVDDKERLLGILRFRDLVNLVGSYESSDEE, encoded by the coding sequence ATGTCGATAGAATTCAAGAACGTAGTTAAAGAATATGAAGTCGGATTGAGAGCAGTGGACAATCTGAACATATCATTTGAAGATAAGAAACTTACAATACTCATCGGTCCTTCTGGTTGCGGAAAGACAACCACTCTGAAGATGATCAACAGATTAATTGAAAAGACAAGCGGGGAAATCATTGTCGACGGGACTTCTCTTGACGAAATTGATCCCATCAAATTGAGGAGAAGCATTGGCTATGTGATTCAGGAGATTGGACTCTTTCCTCACATGACCGTTTTCGATAATATTGCCGTTACTCCCAGACTAATGAAGTGGGATGAGTCAAGAATCAAGAAACACGTTCTTGATTTGCTGGATCTGGTTAATCTTGAACCTTCCGACTATTCGGAGAAATATCCAGCCCAGCTTTCGGGTGGTCAACGCCAGAGAGTAGGAGTTGCGAGAGGTCTGGCTTCTGACCCCAAGATAGTTCTTATGGATGAACCTTTTGGGGCAATAGACCCTATTAATCGCGAAAAACTTCAGGACGGGTTTCTCGAGATTCAGTCGAAGATCGAGAAGACGATTATCTTTGTTACTCACGATATTCGAGAAGCGATCAAATTGGGTGATAGGATAGCTATTCTAGACAACGGAAAGCTAGTTCAGTATGCCGACACCATGACGGTGGTTCAGGAACCGGCTAACGAGTTTGTTGAAGATCTTCTTGGTGCAGACAGAGCGTTGAAGGGTCTTGAACTTGTGCGAGTAAGGGAGACCTACGTTCCCGGTGGAAAGTGGATCGAAGATGCAGGTGACTGCGATGTGAAGAAGGCAAAGGATTTCCTAAACAATGAGGGAAGGAAATTTGCCTACGTTGTCGACGGTAACAAGAGGCTTAAGGGCTATGTGATGCTGAAACAGCTTAACAAAGCGTCTGATGTAGAACCATTGAAGAAGTACTTGAGATCGATCGAGACCATACAACCTCTTTCGAATTTGATGGAGGCGATGTCTTTGATCATGAATACCGGGCTTTCCTCATTACCGGTAGTAGATGATAAAGAGAGGCTACTTGGCATCTTGAGGTTCAGAGACCTTGTGAACCTAGTAGGCTCTTATGAATCATCTGATGAGGAGTGA
- a CDS encoding ABC transporter permease: protein MEVIEYMVENSSYIMERFLEHIFIFLASWSMAVVAGVAIAIFVTRPGHRKAGNLVLSITGATQAVPSIAVIALVFLFMGIGAAPAVVALFLYSLVPVVFNTASGLMNVSMKMKEAAKGMGMTNRQILWKVEMPVTVPTMLSGIRSSATINIGTAAIAASIGAGGLGEIIFTGLRMTKGPMIIAGAIPVTLLAIAVDIILGFSEKALTSKGLRT from the coding sequence ATGGAAGTCATAGAATATATGGTCGAGAACTCTAGTTATATTATGGAAAGGTTTCTTGAACACATTTTCATATTCCTCGCTTCCTGGAGTATGGCGGTAGTGGCGGGAGTTGCAATTGCAATTTTCGTTACCAGGCCAGGTCATAGAAAAGCCGGTAACCTGGTTCTTTCGATCACAGGAGCAACTCAAGCCGTACCCAGTATCGCAGTGATCGCTCTTGTCTTTCTGTTCATGGGAATTGGAGCCGCACCTGCCGTTGTTGCCCTGTTCCTTTACAGTCTTGTGCCAGTAGTTTTCAATACTGCTTCAGGCTTAATGAATGTCTCGATGAAGATGAAAGAGGCTGCTAAAGGAATGGGAATGACTAACAGGCAGATATTGTGGAAGGTGGAAATGCCTGTAACAGTTCCAACAATGCTTTCGGGAATTAGAAGTTCGGCAACAATAAATATCGGTACTGCCGCTATCGCCGCATCAATTGGTGCGGGGGGTCTCGGAGAAATTATCTTCACAGGACTTCGTATGACAAAGGGTCCGATGATAATTGCAGGAGCAATTCCTGTGACGCTCCTGGCGATAGCAGTAGATATAATCCTAGGTTTTTCGGAGAAGGCTCTTACTTCGAAAGGCCTCAGAACATAG
- a CDS encoding glycine betaine ABC transporter substrate-binding protein, with amino-acid sequence MKRLFLIALVVLMATAMSFGQTRLNVGAKNFTEQYIVSSMISQLLEDAGFRVTENFGMSSFVARSALETGQIDLYADYTGTAWPTYLGHEKMIRDPLALYDAVKAEDLENGIVWLDMANFNNTYALAVRRDFAAEHGLQTLEDLAELTHENPDLLFGIVYEFLERDDGFWPMSETYGFAVEKRQVKTMEIGLTYEALDKNQIDVAMVFSTDGKLEKYNLLVLEDTKNFFPSYNLAVTVRKEVLDNNPEIEEILRPISVYLTEPIMIRLNYLVDAGGYEPDEVAEGFLKGLGLID; translated from the coding sequence TTGAAGAGACTATTTCTAATTGCGCTGGTAGTATTAATGGCAACAGCTATGTCGTTTGGCCAGACAAGGCTGAATGTTGGAGCAAAGAACTTCACGGAACAGTATATCGTCAGTAGCATGATTTCGCAACTTCTGGAAGATGCAGGGTTTAGAGTGACCGAGAATTTTGGAATGAGTTCATTTGTTGCAAGAAGTGCACTCGAGACCGGGCAGATTGATCTTTATGCTGACTACACGGGTACTGCCTGGCCCACATATTTAGGTCATGAAAAGATGATTAGAGATCCCCTTGCTCTTTATGATGCTGTGAAGGCCGAGGATCTTGAAAATGGAATCGTATGGCTTGACATGGCCAATTTCAATAATACATACGCTTTGGCTGTAAGAAGGGATTTCGCTGCTGAGCATGGACTACAAACTCTTGAAGATCTTGCAGAACTTACGCATGAAAACCCAGATCTGCTTTTTGGAATCGTATACGAATTCCTCGAAAGAGATGATGGGTTCTGGCCGATGAGTGAGACATACGGTTTTGCTGTGGAAAAGAGGCAAGTTAAGACAATGGAGATAGGGCTAACCTATGAGGCACTTGACAAGAATCAGATAGACGTTGCCATGGTCTTTTCAACTGATGGAAAGCTGGAGAAATACAATCTTCTAGTACTCGAAGATACAAAGAATTTCTTCCCGTCATACAATCTTGCCGTTACTGTACGTAAGGAAGTACTGGATAACAATCCCGAGATAGAAGAGATCTTGAGACCAATATCCGTGTATCTTACAGAACCAATAATGATCAGGTTGAATTATTTGGTAGACGCCGGTGGTTATGAGCCAGATGAAGTTGCCGAAGGATTCCTTAAGGGATTGGGTCTGATAGATTAA
- the ppdK gene encoding pyruvate, phosphate dikinase, whose product MSEKFVYYFGKKKAEGDAKMKNLLGGKGANLSEMVKIGIPVPPGFTISTEVCKYYYEHGNTYPESLENEVEEAVKLLEVETGKGFGSTERPLLVSVRSGAAISMPGMMDTILNLGLNDDTVNGLIRESGNPRFCYDAYRRFLQMFGDVVLKIEHSEFEGALKSIKKEKGVKLDTELDAEDMKEVVKRYLEVYKKAGKEFPQDPWKQLWMATDAVFGSWMNERAIKYRALNGIREGELLGTAVNVVAMVFGNTGEDSGTGVAFTRDPNTGEKQFYGEYLPNAQGEDVVAGTRTPFPLTKLQDINPAVYDQLLDIFSKLENHYRDMQDIEFTVEHGVLYLLQTRNGKRTPYASVKIAVDLADEKRISKEEAVMRVTPEHIETLLHPYFTKETMESAELLAKGIAASPGAAAGVIAFDPETAERMVKEDSKSVILVRPETSPEDIAGMAASRGILTSTGGKTSHAAVVARGMGKTCIVGCEAVEVDQKTRVMKVNGKIIKEGEWISIDGTSGEVFMGKLDSVKPQGLEGPLAKLLSWADEIRKLGIRTNADTPNDAKIAREFGAEGIGLTRTEHMFFQEDRIFAVRQMITSNTKEQREKSLAKILPMQEEDFYGIFKAMEGLPVTIRLLDPPLHEFLPKDDEDVKELSEEMGMTYEELKATIEDLHEFNPMMGFRGCRLAVVYPEIAEMQTKAIIGAALRLVKEGKSVIPEIMIPLIVEIEELKYVKSIIIKAAEELIAESGTKLEYKVGTMIEVPRAALTADEIAKEAEFFSFGTNDLTQMTYGFSRDDYGKFVGHYLEKGILESDPFQKLDRTGVGQLVKMGTEKGRSTRPDLKVGICGEHGGEPSSVEFCHIVGLNYVSCSPYRVPVARLSAAQAVVKNR is encoded by the coding sequence GTGTCAGAGAAATTTGTGTACTATTTTGGAAAGAAGAAGGCCGAAGGCGACGCGAAGATGAAAAATCTTCTTGGCGGAAAGGGAGCAAACCTATCCGAGATGGTTAAGATAGGGATACCTGTTCCTCCGGGCTTCACTATTTCCACAGAGGTCTGCAAGTACTACTACGAGCATGGTAATACATATCCAGAAAGCCTGGAGAATGAAGTAGAAGAAGCTGTAAAGCTTTTGGAAGTAGAAACCGGAAAGGGATTTGGTTCTACTGAGAGACCATTGCTTGTTTCGGTGAGGTCAGGAGCGGCAATCTCAATGCCTGGCATGATGGACACGATTCTGAATCTTGGTCTCAATGATGACACTGTAAATGGTTTGATCAGAGAGTCAGGCAATCCCAGATTCTGCTACGACGCCTATAGAAGATTTCTTCAGATGTTCGGAGACGTTGTTCTGAAAATCGAGCACTCCGAGTTCGAAGGAGCACTGAAGAGCATCAAGAAGGAAAAAGGCGTGAAACTTGATACGGAACTCGATGCAGAAGATATGAAAGAGGTTGTCAAGAGATATTTAGAGGTCTACAAGAAGGCTGGCAAAGAGTTCCCTCAGGATCCTTGGAAACAATTGTGGATGGCTACCGACGCAGTATTTGGAAGTTGGATGAATGAAAGGGCGATAAAGTATCGTGCCCTCAATGGAATAAGAGAGGGAGAACTCCTGGGAACTGCGGTTAACGTTGTGGCAATGGTTTTTGGCAACACGGGAGAAGATAGTGGAACGGGAGTTGCATTCACGAGAGATCCTAATACCGGCGAGAAGCAATTTTATGGAGAGTATTTGCCTAACGCTCAGGGAGAGGACGTTGTTGCCGGAACGCGTACACCATTCCCTCTAACAAAACTCCAGGATATTAATCCGGCAGTTTACGATCAGTTGCTAGATATCTTCAGCAAACTGGAGAATCATTATCGAGACATGCAGGACATTGAATTTACTGTTGAACACGGGGTTCTGTATTTGCTTCAGACTCGTAATGGAAAGCGGACTCCTTACGCAAGCGTCAAGATCGCGGTTGATCTCGCTGATGAAAAGAGAATTTCCAAAGAAGAAGCAGTTATGAGAGTCACTCCCGAACATATTGAGACTCTTCTTCACCCCTATTTCACCAAAGAGACTATGGAGAGTGCAGAGCTCCTCGCAAAGGGAATAGCAGCATCTCCGGGAGCGGCGGCCGGAGTAATTGCCTTTGACCCAGAAACGGCAGAAAGAATGGTTAAAGAAGATAGCAAATCTGTCATTCTTGTTAGGCCGGAGACTTCTCCAGAGGATATTGCCGGAATGGCGGCTTCCCGGGGGATTCTGACCTCCACTGGAGGCAAGACTTCTCATGCCGCAGTCGTCGCCAGAGGAATGGGCAAGACCTGTATTGTAGGCTGTGAAGCAGTTGAAGTTGATCAGAAGACAAGAGTCATGAAGGTGAATGGAAAGATTATAAAGGAAGGCGAATGGATAAGTATCGATGGTACATCTGGTGAAGTCTTTATGGGCAAGCTGGATTCCGTTAAGCCTCAGGGTCTTGAAGGGCCTCTAGCAAAGCTTCTCAGTTGGGCAGACGAAATCAGGAAGCTCGGAATAAGGACCAACGCCGACACTCCGAATGATGCGAAGATAGCTCGGGAATTCGGTGCTGAAGGAATAGGTCTTACGAGAACCGAGCACATGTTCTTCCAGGAAGACAGGATTTTTGCTGTCCGACAGATGATTACCTCTAATACCAAAGAGCAGAGAGAAAAATCTCTGGCAAAAATTCTTCCGATGCAGGAAGAGGATTTTTATGGAATATTCAAGGCTATGGAAGGCCTTCCTGTAACAATAAGACTTCTCGATCCCCCTCTTCACGAATTCCTTCCAAAAGATGACGAGGACGTGAAAGAGCTTTCCGAAGAGATGGGTATGACCTATGAGGAACTCAAGGCAACTATTGAAGATCTTCATGAATTCAACCCGATGATGGGATTCAGAGGTTGCAGACTTGCTGTAGTTTATCCTGAAATAGCTGAAATGCAGACTAAGGCGATAATTGGAGCAGCTCTTCGGTTAGTGAAGGAAGGAAAATCAGTCATTCCCGAAATAATGATTCCATTAATTGTCGAAATAGAAGAATTGAAGTACGTCAAATCGATAATCATTAAGGCGGCCGAGGAGCTGATTGCTGAGTCGGGTACAAAGCTTGAATACAAGGTTGGAACAATGATTGAGGTTCCGAGAGCCGCACTGACTGCAGATGAAATAGCCAAAGAAGCAGAGTTCTTTAGCTTCGGGACAAATGACCTTACTCAAATGACCTATGGGTTTAGTAGAGACGACTATGGAAAATTCGTCGGCCATTACTTGGAGAAGGGCATTCTAGAGAGTGATCCATTCCAGAAGTTGGACAGAACTGGTGTTGGACAGCTCGTTAAAATGGGAACAGAGAAGGGACGCTCAACCAGGCCCGATCTTAAGGTTGGAATCTGTGGTGAGCATGGTGGAGAGCCTTCGTCGGTTGAATTCTGTCATATTGTGGGTCTCAATTATGTCAGTTGTTCTCCTTACAGAGTTCCCGTGGCTAGGTTATCGGCAGCTCAAGCAGTAGTGAAGAATAGATAA
- a CDS encoding ferredoxin family protein has product MAEKKQFQVNINHTLCKKCGICYWICPTKTITKGELGRPQIVDHKTCIGCLMCENACPDFAIDVHEIEAVKENA; this is encoded by the coding sequence ATGGCCGAAAAGAAGCAGTTTCAAGTTAATATCAATCACACTCTGTGTAAGAAGTGCGGCATATGCTATTGGATATGTCCCACGAAAACGATCACTAAGGGTGAGCTGGGAAGGCCACAGATAGTTGATCATAAGACCTGCATTGGTTGCCTTATGTGTGAAAACGCTTGTCCTGATTTTGCGATCGATGTTCATGAGATAGAGGCGGTGAAAGAAAATGCGTGA
- a CDS encoding 2-oxoacid:acceptor oxidoreductase subunit alpha — MREFMLLQGDEACALGAIKAGCKFFAGYPITPATEIAETMARELPKIGGTFIQMEDEIASAAAIIGASLAGEKSMTATSGPGFSLMQEAIGYAAMTETPTVIVNVQRGGPSTGMPTKTAQGDIMQARWGTHGDHQIIAIYPSNVEEVYKYIITAFNYAELYRTPVIFLMDEILGHMRESVYLPHDSEIMEVQRVGETEMAEDDIFHPFEGDDQMMATPLVKMGKSRFHVSGLVHDESGFPVGSPSDSARLLRRLDNKIRLHSDEIVIYDEYMTEDAEILVLAYGSVARSAIKAVKMAREDKINVGLFKPVTIWPFPSTRLRQLLKKVSAVIVAEMNLGQILYEVSRLNKRGAKIEHLSKVNGELITPQEVLDAISRVKSEIMDL; from the coding sequence ATGCGTGAGTTTATGCTGCTTCAGGGTGATGAAGCATGTGCACTTGGAGCGATAAAGGCTGGATGTAAGTTTTTCGCCGGCTATCCAATTACGCCGGCCACAGAAATTGCAGAGACTATGGCAAGAGAGCTTCCAAAGATTGGAGGAACTTTCATTCAAATGGAGGATGAAATTGCAAGTGCGGCAGCAATAATTGGCGCATCACTCGCAGGTGAGAAATCAATGACTGCAACTAGTGGTCCGGGTTTTTCTCTGATGCAGGAAGCCATAGGATACGCGGCTATGACTGAAACTCCTACCGTAATAGTTAACGTACAGCGAGGCGGGCCCTCAACAGGTATGCCCACAAAGACGGCTCAAGGAGATATCATGCAAGCGAGATGGGGCACTCATGGGGATCACCAGATTATTGCCATTTACCCCTCAAATGTTGAAGAAGTTTACAAGTATATTATCACCGCCTTCAATTATGCGGAATTATATAGAACGCCGGTAATCTTTCTGATGGATGAAATTCTGGGTCATATGAGGGAAAGTGTTTATCTCCCACATGATTCAGAAATTATGGAAGTTCAAAGAGTGGGTGAGACAGAAATGGCCGAAGATGATATCTTCCATCCTTTTGAAGGTGATGATCAGATGATGGCCACACCACTTGTTAAGATGGGGAAGTCGAGATTTCATGTTTCCGGCCTTGTTCATGACGAGTCGGGGTTTCCTGTTGGATCACCATCTGATTCTGCCAGGCTGCTGAGAAGGCTTGACAACAAGATCAGACTTCACAGTGATGAAATAGTCATATATGATGAGTATATGACAGAGGATGCTGAAATACTTGTTCTAGCATATGGATCGGTTGCTAGAAGCGCAATCAAGGCCGTAAAGATGGCAAGAGAGGACAAGATCAATGTTGGACTCTTCAAACCTGTTACCATTTGGCCATTTCCAAGTACAAGACTCAGGCAGCTCCTGAAAAAAGTAAGTGCCGTAATTGTTGCCGAGATGAACCTTGGGCAAATTCTCTATGAAGTGTCCAGATTAAACAAGCGTGGCGCAAAAATTGAGCATCTGAGTAAAGTTAATGGTGAATTAATAACTCCACAGGAAGTTCTCGACGCTATATCGAGGGTTAAGTCCGAGATAATGGATCTATAG
- a CDS encoding stage V sporulation protein S, which produces MEILKVSSKSNPNKVAGAIAGVISKNEQVELQAIGAGAVNQAVKAVAIASRFLREQGTRVYMVPGFVEIQIGEEMRTGITIKIVSEKDESK; this is translated from the coding sequence ATGGAAATCCTGAAGGTCAGTTCTAAATCTAATCCGAACAAGGTAGCAGGTGCCATAGCCGGGGTAATCTCAAAGAACGAGCAAGTAGAACTTCAGGCCATTGGCGCTGGTGCTGTGAATCAAGCAGTAAAGGCAGTTGCCATCGCTTCCAGATTCCTCAGAGAACAGGGTACTAGGGTATATATGGTCCCTGGATTTGTGGAGATTCAAATTGGCGAAGAGATGCGAACGGGGATCACCATTAAGATTGTTTCTGAGAAAGACGAAAGTAAGTAA
- a CDS encoding ferritin family protein has translation MLTVSDMLGIALKIESAGYSYYEKLSERTSGEVKALFLRLAEQEREHADKFRELLKDVGKTSTTQDWDDNVGYLKSYAEISIFPRIESSEVPQNLNKAISSAMEVEKDSIIFYSDLSSFIPDSNELKKIIEEERRHLHDLVKLYGSL, from the coding sequence ATGCTTACAGTAAGCGATATGCTAGGTATAGCCTTGAAGATCGAAAGCGCGGGTTACTCATATTATGAAAAGCTCAGTGAAAGAACTTCTGGAGAAGTCAAGGCTCTTTTTCTAAGGCTGGCTGAGCAGGAAAGAGAGCACGCAGACAAATTCAGAGAACTTCTCAAGGATGTGGGAAAGACTTCAACAACGCAGGACTGGGACGACAATGTCGGTTATCTCAAATCTTATGCCGAAATATCAATTTTCCCCCGAATCGAGTCTTCCGAGGTTCCACAGAATTTGAACAAGGCGATTAGTAGCGCAATGGAAGTGGAGAAGGACAGCATCATATTCTATTCCGATCTTTCCTCCTTCATTCCCGACAGTAATGAACTGAAGAAGATAATCGAGGAAGAGCGCAGACATCTTCACGATCTCGTTAAGCTTTATGGTTCTTTGTAG
- a CDS encoding uracil-xanthine permease family protein, whose amino-acid sequence MSNEKSAYQEVREQEDRSKGLGKGGLLVLGLQHAFTMFGATVLVPYLTGVPVNVALFTAGVGTLLFHLLTQWKVPVFLGSSFAYIAPINAVILYHANAADTFGSVPEAISAGFAITPDMIAYATGGILIAGLVQVGIAILIKVLGVSKFEKIFPPAVAGTIIAVIGLNLAPTAISMASSNWWIAVVSLGTAVIVRLYVKGFTRLIPVMCGIIVGYIVAAVTGNVSFEAVNQASWVGIPSFVLPKFSIYSLTVLVPVALAPTIEHFGDIFAVSAITGKKFYDDPGIHRTLAGDGIATAVAGFFGGPANTTYSENTGVLAITKVFNPVVMRIAAVFAVILSFVPKVGALIQSIPTAVMGGIEILLFGMIAAVGMKTLIENRVKVDGKNLIVISVMLVVGIGGAAIGIGPVRFEGIGLAALVGLVLNGIFVVTKAPEE is encoded by the coding sequence GTGAGCAATGAAAAATCGGCTTATCAGGAAGTGAGGGAGCAGGAAGACAGAAGTAAAGGTCTGGGCAAAGGGGGACTTCTTGTACTTGGTCTGCAGCATGCGTTCACGATGTTTGGGGCAACGGTCTTAGTACCATACCTTACTGGCGTTCCCGTAAATGTGGCGTTATTTACTGCAGGCGTGGGCACTCTTCTTTTCCATCTGCTAACACAGTGGAAAGTACCGGTGTTCCTCGGGTCAAGTTTTGCGTACATAGCTCCAATTAATGCCGTCATTCTTTATCACGCTAATGCGGCCGACACTTTCGGTTCAGTACCGGAAGCAATTTCTGCAGGATTTGCGATTACTCCCGACATGATCGCCTATGCTACGGGAGGAATATTGATAGCGGGTCTTGTTCAGGTGGGAATCGCAATTCTAATTAAAGTGCTTGGGGTAAGCAAATTTGAGAAGATTTTCCCACCGGCTGTCGCCGGAACAATAATTGCAGTAATAGGCTTGAATCTAGCCCCAACTGCGATAAGTATGGCGAGTTCCAACTGGTGGATTGCGGTTGTCTCTCTGGGTACAGCGGTGATTGTCAGACTTTACGTAAAGGGATTTACTAGGCTAATTCCCGTTATGTGTGGAATAATCGTGGGTTACATTGTGGCTGCAGTAACGGGGAATGTCTCATTCGAAGCGGTAAATCAGGCAAGTTGGGTTGGGATTCCCTCCTTTGTGCTTCCTAAGTTCTCAATTTACTCGCTTACGGTTCTTGTTCCTGTAGCGCTAGCACCAACAATAGAGCATTTCGGAGATATCTTTGCGGTGTCGGCCATCACTGGCAAGAAATTCTATGATGACCCGGGCATACACAGGACGCTAGCTGGAGACGGAATCGCCACTGCTGTTGCCGGTTTCTTTGGAGGTCCCGCTAATACTACCTATAGTGAAAACACCGGTGTTCTTGCGATTACGAAGGTCTTTAATCCTGTAGTAATGAGGATAGCCGCGGTATTTGCAGTGATACTCTCATTTGTGCCGAAGGTGGGAGCACTGATTCAGTCAATTCCCACTGCAGTAATGGGCGGAATTGAGATATTGCTGTTTGGAATGATTGCTGCCGTTGGAATGAAGACACTTATAGAAAACAGGGTGAAAGTTGATGGTAAAAATCTCATAGTGATATCGGTAATGCTTGTGGTTGGTATAGGTGGTGCAGCAATAGGAATTGGTCCAGTGAGATTCGAAGGGATAGGACTTGCTGCACTCGTAGGGTTAGTCCTAAATGGAATATTTGTGGTGACAAAGGCTCCTGAAGAATAG
- a CDS encoding GNAT family N-acetyltransferase produces the protein MLKGRLVYLREYRKSDIALAHKYINDYEVRRMLVPGIPFPLRLEEEEKWYDSQSAFKDTYNFAVSKIENDEYIGGCGINEVDWKNRVATVGIFLGRQFWNKGFGTDAMKTLLIFIFDQMNMNKAKLNVYSFNKRAIKSYLKCGFQIEGTLRQEIFRDGAFHEEIIMGILKTELQRDD, from the coding sequence GTGTTAAAGGGTCGGCTAGTCTATCTCAGGGAATATCGGAAGAGCGACATTGCTCTTGCTCACAAGTACATAAACGATTACGAAGTTAGGAGAATGCTGGTTCCTGGGATTCCCTTTCCTCTCAGGCTGGAAGAGGAAGAGAAGTGGTATGATTCTCAGAGTGCCTTCAAGGATACATATAACTTCGCAGTTTCGAAGATTGAAAATGACGAATACATTGGGGGATGCGGCATCAACGAGGTTGACTGGAAGAATAGGGTGGCAACGGTCGGGATTTTTCTCGGAAGGCAGTTCTGGAACAAAGGGTTTGGAACGGACGCAATGAAAACGCTTCTGATATTCATCTTTGACCAGATGAATATGAACAAAGCAAAGCTTAACGTCTACTCCTTCAACAAACGTGCAATCAAATCGTATTTAAAATGTGGTTTCCAGATTGAGGGAACACTGAGGCAAGAAATCTTCAGGGATGGAGCATTCCATGAAGAAATCATAATGGGAATTCTGAAAACTGAACTTCAAAGGGATGACTAA
- a CDS encoding Nif3-like dinuclear metal center hexameric protein produces the protein MKPIEVEKFLNSVLEPEKFDDYCHNGIQIEGDRDIKRIVTGVSFNEAFVEKAILSGADAILVHHGIFGKDFFRLTGHLKRRVDKVLRSGITLMGYHLPLDSNIPYGNNYAISERLGLRDLERFDVGLIGKLSEATSVHEFRKVLSLLFPDQDIGCYKNTDLIRRVCIISGGSSSSLNKLEGVVDTFVSGEVREPTREMSREIGINFFWVGHYASERFGVMNLGQLLKDKFSLEVEFIELYNEV, from the coding sequence ATGAAACCGATAGAAGTTGAGAAGTTCTTAAACTCGGTTCTGGAACCAGAAAAATTTGATGATTACTGTCACAATGGAATTCAGATTGAGGGAGACCGAGATATCAAGAGGATTGTGACTGGAGTGTCTTTCAACGAAGCTTTTGTTGAAAAGGCTATACTCTCGGGAGCAGATGCCATATTAGTTCACCACGGGATTTTCGGTAAAGATTTCTTCAGACTCACCGGTCACTTGAAAAGAAGAGTTGACAAAGTGTTGCGTTCAGGGATTACTCTTATGGGTTATCACCTACCGCTTGATTCAAATATCCCTTACGGAAACAACTATGCTATATCGGAAAGGCTGGGGCTTCGGGATCTGGAAAGATTCGATGTTGGCCTCATTGGAAAGCTGTCGGAGGCGACGTCTGTTCATGAGTTTCGAAAGGTTCTTTCACTCCTGTTTCCCGATCAAGATATTGGTTGCTACAAAAACACTGATTTGATCAGGAGGGTCTGCATAATATCGGGTGGCTCTTCATCTTCCCTGAACAAACTTGAAGGTGTCGTTGACACTTTCGTATCTGGTGAAGTACGTGAGCCAACCCGAGAAATGTCAAGAGAAATCGGAATCAACTTCTTCTGGGTCGGGCATTATGCAAGTGAACGCTTCGGAGTAATGAATCTCGGACAGCTCTTGAAGGACAAGTTCTCACTTGAAGTAGAGTTCATTGAGCTTTACAATGAAGTTTAG